A genomic stretch from bacterium includes:
- the folD gene encoding bifunctional methylenetetrahydrofolate dehydrogenase/methenyltetrahydrofolate cyclohydrolase FolD, with the protein MAAKIIDGKAISAQIRGELTQEVAKLKAEKGVLPGLAVVLVGEDPASKVYVGQKEKACAELGLHSKKYALPATTPEAELLALVEKLNNDPAIDGILVQLPLPKHIDENKVIAAIHPDKDVDGFHPVNVGRLVIGTEGFKPCTPYGCIHLLKRSGVKLQGAEVVVVGRSNIVGKPVALMLIHESATVTVCHSKTRDLGEVCRRADVLVVAIGRPKFITADMVKPGAVVIDVGVNRLPDGKLCGDVDYEPLAQKVAQITPVPGGVGPMTIAMLMFNTVNSARRRAGLPALK; encoded by the coding sequence ATGGCGGCGAAGATCATCGACGGAAAGGCAATTTCGGCTCAGATCCGCGGCGAGCTGACGCAGGAGGTCGCGAAGCTCAAGGCCGAGAAGGGCGTGCTGCCCGGCCTGGCGGTCGTCCTCGTGGGCGAGGACCCGGCGTCCAAGGTCTACGTCGGCCAGAAGGAGAAGGCCTGCGCCGAGCTCGGCCTGCACTCCAAGAAGTACGCCCTCCCGGCGACGACGCCCGAGGCCGAGCTGCTCGCGCTCGTCGAGAAGCTCAACAACGACCCGGCGATCGACGGCATCCTCGTGCAGCTGCCGCTGCCCAAGCACATCGACGAGAACAAGGTCATCGCGGCGATCCACCCGGACAAGGACGTCGACGGCTTCCACCCGGTGAACGTCGGGCGCCTCGTGATCGGCACGGAGGGCTTCAAGCCCTGCACGCCCTACGGGTGCATCCACCTGCTCAAGCGCTCGGGCGTGAAGCTCCAGGGCGCCGAGGTCGTCGTCGTCGGCCGCAGCAACATCGTCGGCAAGCCGGTGGCGCTGATGCTGATCCACGAGAGCGCCACGGTCACGGTCTGCCACTCCAAGACCAGGGACCTCGGCGAGGTCTGCCGCCGCGCCGACGTGCTCGTCGTCGCGATCGGCCGGCCGAAGTTCATCACCGCGGACATGGTCAAGCCCGGCGCGGTGGTCATCGACGTCGGCGTCAACCGCCTGCCCGACGGCAAGCTCTGCGGCGACGTGGACTACGAGCCGCTGGCGCAGAAGGTCGCGCAGATCACCCCGGTCCCCGGCGGCGTGGGGCCGATGACGATCGCGATGCTGATGTTCAACACCGTCAACTCGGCCCGGCGGCGCGCCGGCCTGCCGGCGCTCAAGTAG